In the Pocillopora verrucosa isolate sample1 chromosome 4, ASM3666991v2, whole genome shotgun sequence genome, ATCGTTAAATGGAAACCTTGTGTCAGATTTGAAACATCTCTTTCAGATTGGGCTAAACAATTTAACATTTCAAAGAAGATTAATGATTATTTCTAAACTAGAAAGATATTCTGAAGCCAATCTTCTTAGTTCTACCAGGATATTATGCTGAGACGTTTTATGCAGAGGATATCGACACTGCTTCAAGAGTAAAAAAAGTCTGATCGATGTTCAATTAATTGTGAAAGTTATCAGCAGTCACAAGTTGAAAAAGTCAAGAGAGGGAACCGACCTAAAACATGGGAATAAAACATCGTCATAGAGAAGTCATAACTGACATTGGGCGTTGTGTTTCCGTATAGTTTCTTGGTAAATAATCACAACAATtctgaaaacttgaaatttaagttttcatcgGTGGTAATAACTCCCCCAGCTCAAAGCAATAAGTATTTATTAAAATTCCCCTcaagttgtgttttttttttgttttttggtttttttttttaagtcaagcCCTCTTGTTACGTAATGAATGCCACGCTGCATTGCATGCTCATTATCGGTCAAGAAGCTGTaagtttaaaatgttaaaacttcggaaaacattttctaaattAATATAGCCCCAAATAAtgaatttcaacaaaaacagCTTTGTATTATTCTggaaaaattgcatttttgagaaaattcttttttttcttgtcaagaaACGTTTTCCTCTTTAGTAAGCTAAATAGCAGCCATTACAATTTTTCCCGTACCAGCTGTCAGATGTAAATTTATTATAATATACATTTAAGGCGGCTTTTCCTTGGAAATTGAAAATCTCATCAGATGATGTctaatattattaataaaataatactgCAAAGCTAGCTATCCAATTTCCTTACTATATTATTGCGACTAGCTTTCTAAGGTAAATACTAAAATCACCCTGGAAATTTTACTTCCTACCGCGGGCacaattgataaataaatttcatagTTTTATAAAGGACGGAGTTCAGTTATTGAATTTTGGTATGGAATAAATGCATTAAAAGTTCTCCGCAAATTGCCTAAATTTATATAATGAACTATGTAATGAAAAGACGAGGGAGCTAAAAGAGAGAGATGTGATAAAACTCCATGATAACTGAATGAGTGCCGCTCCCTAACTTTTTCGTCAGAGAACGGGCAATTTTTCGTTACAGGACAAGGTTTTTCACGTTAGTCTTTCtggaaaacaaattgaaatacgGAAGCAGGTGATCACAGTCTTTAGAAAGTGCAAGGATATTAAAGCGGTATAACACaaagaaacaataaatataCTTATCACTCAATCCATAGCATGGTTATTAACGATTCAATCGGCGCTGTGTTATCACAAAAGATGAAAAGTAGTATTGAATCGTGTGAGTTACATTGCTCCTGTCATCTGTTAAATTGCTTCCTATGATTACAATTTATTAAGAAGTAAAACAAACTGGCCTGGCTTGTTCCGAGGATGGATAACGCGAGTCTATAGGTTAAATCTCTATTCGGTGAATAATAGAGTACGTTTTGATAAatcttatccactggatagcgattgACCCGTCGGATGGCGTTTTTCACCCTTTGAGCATTAGGGCCTTGGTtcaatttttgtgaaataatttcCTTGTCATGCCTGTTGTCGAGAGGAAAAAGGTTATTCGTGAAAAGTGAACTAAAGTTCATCGGTAAAACTACACGTACGTGCTGTAAGATGAGCCGTCAAGACCAGCAGAGGCGAATTGAACTTTGAGTCGTAATTTGAATTTACATTTTCGTCCCACATAGGATATTTGTTCTTCAATTGAACGTGATGAGATTCATATCCAGAGTAGATCCATTCTTAAGGTTTCACAACTGGCAAATGTcaatctaataaaaaaaattcagacctaCACAGTTATGCATGAGTCACTGCTAAATTCTTTGATGACGCGATGTTAATAGATTTcacctttttggttttttacttttttttttcatgttggtTTTCAAGgattgaaaagttcaaacttgaatttttctATCTACAAGTAATGATTCTCTGTGTGCGTGTTGTCTTAAAAAACCTGTTAAGGACCGAATTTGCCATACATAATGGACGATTCAGGATCAAGGTTTTATTCCTTTCACAGTTAGTTTGGGCGGTGATGCAAGGTTTGAAAGCAGTTGAGGATATAAACTGCGCTGATAGCTCTTAAGTAGAGCCTGTATCATTGAGAAATATCACGACAATATGCGGATGTAACTGCCATCACTACTGAACAACATGGGTGCAACACAAAGATATGAAGACGCCGTCTTGATCCAAGCTTTTACGTTATCAGCTAAAACCACTTCAATGCAACCTTCGTGTAACATTAGTTTATTCTTAGTTGAATACAAACACAATACAAATTTCGAAAACAAATGATAAATTGCGTCATGATGCAAACGAAAGGAGACTCGCTCGATGAAAACATTCTAGATCAGCTCAGAAGTCAAACAAGAAAGGATTAAGACACTGACAGGATTCGAAGCACAGACCCTCCGATTTCTTAGTCGGACTTGCAAAGTTTTATTTCGTCAATAACCTTCAATAACCATTGATTATAAATCCTATCCCTTTACATCTTAACTAGTGACTACGCCCTTTTTTGAAATCCTCTTCAAATAAAAACTCAGTGTTATCTTCACAGTGAAATAAAGTACATTTTGCGTGGCAATGACTGATTATAGTAACTGGGTAGCACTTTCCACCTGCCCCAAGAACCTGCAAAGATATCTAGCATCTTGTCAGTCTTACTTTAAGGAGTGGTTAAGAGACACCATAAAgtgacaccccccccccccctcctcaaAAAAACCGTCTCGTGtctctccctacacttctttcgtgctctagccgctttcCACGTGCATAGTCAAGGCTTCTATATTTGgttaatgtaaataaataaataaataatagatCAATGGgaatatgaataaataaaaataaaatagcaaaaattCCTTCAAGTGGGTAGTGAAACCAGAAGAAAAAGGTGTCTTAGAGGAAGAAGTACCATTAATTTCACTCGGCTTTATCTCTGTAAGTCCTTTCAAAGTCTCTGCGTTTCAATTCAAAAATACCTCTGCAGGTCAACAGAGCAAAAACGATCTGGAGGTTGGCGCACGAAATTcaactttgtttaaaaatgcaAATAGATATGTGCCAGGCGTTCCTTCGATGCTGTTTGGCAATTTTTCTCAAATGCTCCCTAAAATCTTACCTTTATGCCTTCCTTTGATATTTTAGGTATAGATGATCACTCAGTTTGTCCACATGAATCGTTTTTAGATTGATTTGTAGCAAGTTCCTTTCCCAAAGTGAGGAAAATTGAGGAATTGGCGCAGATTGGTTTCAAGTTTCGCGCGATAGTGGGCTGAACACAAGAGAGAGAACTGGATATCAGTATTAATACAGCTCGCCCCAGATTCCTCCCAACCAACGAACCTCTAGCTGATGTTCCGTTAGCTTGCAGTTAGTCATTACCTTCGCATGCTGTTGATGTTAATTGTTGCTTCATGGCAAGTTATTGTGGCCAACATTTCCAGTAGTTGTTAAGCGTGTATGGTTTTCCTGAGAATTCCCTGGTTTTTCCTTGGGAGAATGATCGTCAACAAATGGATGATCGTGGCTTTTATTGTTGCGTTTGTTATTCTAGAGATGCAAATTCTTCAAATGACGAATGTTACAACACATGATGATCACAACGGTAGGAGAAACCATAATCGGACACATTAATTTCTCCtcttgttttcttcatagaTGGCTCTTTAAGAAGATCTTAAGTAGTAGTCATTTCATGATACCCTGCAACTTTAGGAATCGTTTATGACTAAAAACACATGTGCTCTTGTGATGTTCAGTTTGACATTTCGAGTTTCCATTTTGCTGGAATGTTCTTTCAAAATCTTAAATACTTTCCTTTTAACTGTATTTTGTGATTGATTTTCTCCTCATCGAGATGAAATGGAGAATTCGTGTTTTTGTAATTGAGTTAATCTCCAAACTGCCCATATCACGCTAAGAAACGTCGTCCGTCGAGTAAATACGCACAGATTCGTTCTCGATGCTGGCTCCGActtgatttattaaaaaataattggttTAAGCAGCCGTTCTTAATCCTTGGCTCGTAAGCTAGGTATTCGGGATTAATTGAAAGATAAAGTTTAAGATGTCAGTCCGTTTACAATAACCATCTAAACAGTTTTTATGTTTTGTATACAAGATTAAAAGTACTACACCTAAAATACGTTGTACCGGTAACTTCTAGATACTGTGAACTTGAAAGCAACAAAGGAAGATGTTAGCTATCATTTTTAATATTGATTGTATGATAAACATTGGGTTTCTGACAGGTTTAAAATAATCCTCTTTCCACTTTCAAGAGCCTTATTTCTCCCAATTTAACTAGCTTTACTACTAACTAATTTCAACTAGCTTTACTACTCTCCAAACTAACAAAAAGGGTTTAGAATATCAAAGCCTAATGGAAAACAAAGACAACTAGAGTGTTATCCACTCCATGTGCTCTGTTTTATGTAAGAATGAaactttttgtgtaaataacATTATCAAATCATGATTGATGAAGAGGAAGTATAAAAGACAAGGGAGATGACCTGTTACATTCCATCCATATACCACTGTTATCCAATTTTCTCTGAGGACATCAATTTCTTTGGTAACATACAGTAGTTGGTCATTAACCTGGTGGTCAATTCTCCTGTTCTTCACATGTTCCTTTCTTTTAATGcttaattttgttcttattttagAGTATGCAGGGAATTTGCCGTCTAGCAATATTTTGAGAGACAGGGGTCAATTTGAAAACAACTATGAGGTGctgcaatatttattttttcattagttttttcaCAGGCCAATATCATGGCTAACTGATTTGCAGTAACATTAGGAAAATGTTAGGTGGAAAGGAGAGTATTCTCTACATcatgaccctttcactcccaagatctcatttgtacttctccttactatctgctaaataacttttatgttgttcattctgagaatttggtattggatcaactagtgaTCCCGATagggtaaggagaaattttgtcttattacccatgggagctaaagggtcaATTAAAAACAGTTCAATCCATCAGAATTTAATGAGAGAATTTTGTGAACTAGGGGaagaattctccaaactcaAACACCAAATGAACACACTATTGAATTTGGAAGAGTCTTTTAAGAATTAGACTGCTCTGCTGCAAGTTTATTACTGTAGAGGGACGTACTCGCTCAGTGGCCAGAGCTTATGCTGGTTTGATTGTACCATATCTGGATGACATGCATGTGTATTGGAATTTTAACCCTATCATTCCATAGATTGAAATATAAATCCTCCATACTGTTTGCTCTACATATCttacaattttaaatttaagaatttgatgtttgatCACAGATTCTCTCCTGGTTAATTTTTCTCACTTATCATGACCTTTCTGCTCAATAATGTATTGAAATTGGACAGCATTTTATTAGGTTTTCTGGGAACTTTTTTGGTATCCTTTGCAAATTgctatgcaaattattttgccCACACACTTCATTTACCTCACTCATCCAAGTGGGCTTATAAcaggaaaatttttgtttaggaAAGGCAATAATGTGGCCCATTACCAGGTAGGGCTTTTAAGTGCGTGTGAGGAGGGAGGAGGCAGTTTACAGTAACCACATTTGTAGACTAGAGACCAGTTAGTTGCATTCTTGTCTGAAGGATGACACTATCAATACATACATATGGAAAAATTGCCTTATTATCGAAAGTCTCACACAAATTGACTTAGCGCAAGCAGAAACCAGACTTATTGATCTTGAGGCTCTTCTGATAATTGGATGGTAACTTCCCACTGTGCTAAGCTGTGACCCCATTTGGGGTGCATTGCCTGGAGGGGTCAGGTGTACAACTGCTCATGCAATGATGTGTCAGTCCTTACATGAATGTAGATAgcttaatttacatttttagtcAAGGAATTAAGTAGAAGTGATACTTCTAACCTCAATTTAGAATGCAAAGTGGTTTTAATGAGGTAGATGTTATTGTATTAATTCTTGTTAATATTATACCCTTGTGTTCTTTTGATGATGTTAACCAGAGttgataaaatttaactcttcagatttgtaacttttttgtttataaaacttaattttctaAGATGTTTCATTCATTCTATCTCTTTCAACAGTCTGACTCATCCACTAGAGGGAAAGCCAGATTACAAACTGAAGATGATCACATCATAATTTTCTACAACAGAGTCCCAAAGACAGGCAGCACATCTTTCATGGGTGTGCTTTATGCTTTATGCCGTCCAAACAGATTCCATGCTCTGCACCTCAATGTTAGTCGAAACTCTCACGTGATGTCACTTTCTGATCAGATACGTTTTGCTCGCAACATTACAACATGGAAACAGGTGATGCCAGCTGTCTATCATGGTCATCTTGCCTACATGGACTTTCAAAGACTCGGTGTTTACCAAAGTCCCCTATTTATAAACATGATAAGGAAGCCTTTGGACAGACTAGTTTCCTACTACTATTTCTTGAGGTTTGGAGATGATTTTAGGCCATACCTTCGAAGAACAAGACAAGGAGATAAAGAGGTATGGAAGTTGTGTTTAAGAAAATGTGGTGGAGAGTTGTTTGAAATTTGTCTAGATTTTGTGAATTTTTGAACCAACCTCCATGGATTCTGATTATGGATGACGGTTACTTgaattttgttatcaatttgaGTTATTGTATATATGAGTATTGAAGTTGGAAACAATTCCAAATGGCTGTATGTGACATGCAATTGTTCTATATTGAAACATACTTATGacaaaaatgattaattttagggatccatttaaccctttaactcccaagatctgattgtcaattctcatTTTTaactgttacacatttccttgtatattaCACATAGTTattatgagaatttgttgttacatgtaggtcaaaataacaacttttaactgataagtttgacaACAATATCCACACATTGGACAATGAATGAATATCAAAAattgtagagagaagttacatgttaatcacatctCCAAGAAAAGGGTGGAAAGGTTGTCACAATATCCATAATTTGTGTCTTCCTGTCTTAGGAAAATGTTGATTTCTTTCCAGCTCACCTAATTCTAAAGGTCATTTTGTGGGAAAATGGTGAAATGTGTGAGTAACATAGCACTTTGAAGTAAACTAGCTGATATGTTACATTTTCTGACTAGACATTTGATGAATGTGTTCAGAATGGAAATCCAGATTGCAGGCCTGAGAGGCTGTGGCTGCAAATTCCATACTTTTGTGGTCATGCACCGCAGTGCTGGTGAGTTCCACTCCTGTTtgtccctcttttttttttttttgttttttttttgtttgttttttttgttatcaatagCCATGTTTTATTAGTCAAcataagttattttaaaacataaaatttggCAGTTTATACTGTTCTAATCAATGACACATGGAAACTGTAAGTGAGTGAAGCCTGCAGGATTTTGACCTTTACACACTTTATACTTTacacactttattttttctttttcttacaaaataatttagattatgttgacccgcagatagcaaatttgctattcaAGGCGGGTCAATCGTCaacaaacattatttacaatatataaggaaaattaaaaactaaatagttagatattgttaaattataaagagaagcataactggtaaatacatcaatagttgttcaataaagtatagaagcagataaattagtactgaaagcaattggatcaatttgttttaattatgcagtCCTTAAGTTTAAAGGAGATCTTTTCAACATTATCTCCAGTGACCTGGCACTGGAGATAAGAAAAGTTGTAATTAGCCACTCAGAATTCTGTGCCAAAATTTGACAGCCTGAAGCATTTGTTCTTTAGATGTGGTGAATATTCTCTTGTTTCTTTACACTATTTTCTTGCCACCACATTTCTGAATGAAAATGCCGAGGATGTGAGTTGAAGTAGTTATGGTGTGAGAGTGGCTCACACCACTAGAATAGAATACAGAATAGAATGCAGTGACTGATAGTATCACTTGCACCACTGCATGTACCCCCTTTGTCCCCCCTGTCCCTCACCTCCAAACCTTCAGGAGctccttcaggaaaaaaatttgtacatgCTGTTTTCAAGGAAACCACcacaaacaaaatatctctttgtcTCCTAAAAGTTTATTAAATGCAGACTTTAAtaaaattacaagttattttgatttttactcaTCTTAAAGCGGAAAAATGATCAAACATCATTCTACAACTCCTAATGTGCACTCATGTGCATATCGAGatttttcacataatttttggaaaatgtaTGTTGAAGTGATTgacttaaatatatttaaaaacaacaaatttgtgGCCAAAGTTGACCTGTGAAGCTTTGGAGTAACCTCAACCCACTTACTAAAATGCAATATCAGGAGTGTTTTATGTCTGACTAActtccccccccacccccagaTAGAAGTCCTCAGGATACCCCCATGATTTTTCAGGTTTCCAACACAGCACAGTGATATTGGCCAAGCTTCATACCagagaccttttttttttgcattcacaTGCCAGCACCATAACcatttataccctaacatcagtatctacattctccatactttttttctatacatttcttctgttactgacgaggagaatttgttcataaatcaaagcttcttaagttggcaATCATTTCGTTTATTCAGTGGTGTTAAGTTAAGAAGAATTCAGCCACAGGTCACTCCTATCAATAAAAGGTTTAATTACTTAGCAACTACTTTAACCATAAATTGTAATGAATTTCAGGTCACCAGGAAATAAATGGGCTTTGGAGCAAGCTAAAAGAAACTTAGTTGAAAAATACTTACTAGTGGGAATCACTGAGGAAATGGGGAACTTTGTCGCAGTTTTGGAAGTAGTACTGCCAAGAATATTTAAAGGggcaacaaaattgtttaatgAAGGTGAGAAGAATTATCATTAAATACACATACTTATTAATAGTGGAGCTCGCGTAACCCCATAAtcatacaaaatagtagtaacctaTCAGGCCGAAaaaccatacaaggtgctacttttaacatgcgtggtcaactgtaccgcgggcacgccaacaccacggctttgtccagtagtccagtggtcagagcactgggctccgagtcggacgactcgggttctagtcctggccggggcaaggcgttgtgcccttgagacgtgcgggaaaaaaaatgcgagctccgcaTATGTGGAGAAtcctttctgtttgattttttttgttccttcgCAAAGTAATGCCATTTTGCTGTGAAACTTGTTCAAAATAAATAGTGTGTATGTATATGGAATAACCTTCAAACCAAACTTCAAAATCAtctattacaattaaaataaagaaaaaaagaagcttgTCGAGCAAATTAGTAAAAGTCAGAATGGTTTTTTGTTTCTAGACTAAAATTAAaccaagaaatgttttgtttttgtgtcgAAGCAACACGTACATAGAAGAGTTTATACAGTTCACTTCTCTATTCTTGATTTTTCTgtattgaattttcatttactttttttttacttgtttctgTTTCAGGTGGTAAATCTCATCTAAGGAAGACAGCATCGAAGAAACCATTGGAAAGTTCAACAATTGAATACTTTGAACAATCAAAAatatggaaaatggaaaatgatttTTACGAATTCGCTAATAAGGTTTTTCAAGATGCCAAGAAGAGGGCGCTGATAATGAAGGACGGTATCTTAGAAcctgtaaaaaaacaattcttttacgAGAAGATAAGGCCAAAATAAGCCAGTAAAGTATTTGAATTACTCAGATTTTTAATATATACTCAGGATAATTTTCCCCTTAAATGAGCGAGGAGTTGGTATTGATGTCCGTAAGAGTGAAGTATCAACTGAAGCCGCCCATTTTAACACTACCGAGTTAACACGAGGAGTTGAGATAAGCACGAAATGACACGGCCAACAGCGTCACATTGTCTCTGAAACTCGCTCAATATTAACATCAAGTCGTCAAATTTAGGTGACTTTCTCGGTGTGGAATGTTTATGGAGCAGCATTCAAGTccagagagaaaaagagaaaaagagaaaaattgggATCAATGTTAGTATTAGACAACTGCGCgcttacccctcccctaaccccaCAGCAGTCAAAGGGGAGGGTTAGTGTTTGGTTacgggaggggtaggtgcgcagttgctcagtGATCTAAAAATTGATGTCGAGTGTGGACTCACTCCTTAAAATGTTgcattgaaaaatttccttCCGTAATCGTGCAGTTGCGagggaaaaattaagaattgaaatgaaacatagCACGTACACAATTCTGCTGCCTTGGCGTTGTTCGGAAAATCCTCTTGAAATGGAGACTACCAGTGAAGGAGAAAATTGTCTCTAAACTACTACATGGGGATCTTGTGGAAAAAGACATtgagaaaaatatagaaaaggtACTGTATGCGAAGTTCAGTTGTCTGACTGCCCGTTAATTCGGAATAAGTTAGAaacttaaacttttcaaaatcgTCTTTGCCAACACACTCCCCATACTCCCTCAATAGGGCGAGTGTCGCAAATCCAATCCAATAGTCATCACATCGGTCAATCAGTGCAAAGGTACACGACAGAACGAGCCAATCACTGCTCAGAGTAAACGTATGCGAAAAGAAATGGAACCCAGACTAAGTCTCCTCTCATTGGTTTAGAAGCAGGTGGGAGTtttttctcaaccaatcggaGATTGTGGTGAGACAAAACTAATGCACTGTCGATTACTTCAAGTCTCGATGATTGCACCTA is a window encoding:
- the LOC136280508 gene encoding heparan sulfate 2-O-sulfotransferase 1-like; translated protein: MVFLRIPWFFLGRMIVNKWMIVAFIVAFVILEMQILQMTNVTTHDDHNEYAGNLPSSNILRDRGQFENNYESDSSTRGKARLQTEDDHIIIFYNRVPKTGSTSFMGVLYALCRPNRFHALHLNVSRNSHVMSLSDQIRFARNITTWKQVMPAVYHGHLAYMDFQRLGVYQSPLFINMIRKPLDRLVSYYYFLRFGDDFRPYLRRTRQGDKETFDECVQNGNPDCRPERLWLQIPYFCGHAPQCWSPGNKWALEQAKRNLVEKYLLVGITEEMGNFVAVLEVVLPRIFKGATKLFNEGGKSHLRKTASKKPLESSTIEYFEQSKIWKMENDFYEFANKVFQDAKKRALIMKDGILEPVKKQFFYEKIRPK